In Chamaesiphon minutus PCC 6605, a genomic segment contains:
- a CDS encoding tyrosine-type recombinase/integrase: MNSMRSPVSKTIPVPNLPEVTRSSSELLAEFLRLKISANTQRNYSKAIADFCRRTYNSEASEQLLSQFLSLYQPEAVYQALQYRQLLIEAKLAPSTINVRLSALKSFVDYARTVEQCSFNLADVACLKVESYGDTTGIEVAGFREMLQIPDRSTVKGIRDYAILRLLWDNALRRNEICSLDMGDFSASGRLAILGKGKMQKSQIDLSSATTIAISQWLAVRDDYRSRSVSCGESSDPLFTSLDRRSKGHRLDGSTIYRMVRKFSESAGIEKVVSPHRIRHSAITAYLDASDGNIRAAQGLSRHANLNTLNRYDDNRHKYQAQATNVLADLV; the protein is encoded by the coding sequence ATGAATTCCATGCGATCGCCAGTCTCCAAAACCATTCCAGTACCTAACTTACCCGAAGTCACTCGGTCTTCCTCAGAACTTCTGGCTGAGTTCCTGCGCCTGAAAATTTCTGCCAATACTCAGAGAAACTACAGCAAAGCAATCGCCGATTTTTGTCGCCGTACCTATAATAGCGAAGCATCAGAGCAGCTTTTGAGCCAGTTTCTGTCCCTATATCAGCCCGAAGCCGTCTATCAAGCCCTACAATACCGACAACTGCTGATTGAAGCCAAGCTAGCCCCCAGCACGATTAACGTAAGGCTCTCAGCTCTAAAATCCTTCGTTGATTACGCACGTACCGTAGAGCAGTGTAGCTTCAATCTGGCCGATGTCGCCTGTCTAAAAGTAGAGAGTTATGGCGACACTACGGGGATTGAGGTAGCAGGGTTTAGGGAAATGCTGCAAATTCCAGATCGCAGCACCGTCAAAGGGATCAGAGATTATGCGATCTTGCGATTACTTTGGGACAATGCCTTGCGTCGAAATGAAATCTGTAGCCTGGATATGGGGGATTTTAGCGCATCTGGAAGATTAGCGATTTTGGGTAAGGGGAAGATGCAAAAAAGTCAGATCGACTTATCATCAGCAACCACCATCGCGATCTCACAATGGTTGGCCGTCAGAGACGATTATCGTTCGCGCAGCGTCTCCTGCGGAGAATCGTCAGATCCCCTTTTCACTAGTCTAGATCGCCGCAGCAAGGGGCACAGACTCGATGGCAGCACTATTTATCGAATGGTGCGAAAGTTTAGTGAATCAGCGGGGATCGAGAAGGTAGTCTCCCCTCACCGAATCAGGCACAGTGCCATCACCGCCTACCTTGATGCCAGCGACGGTAATATTCGAGCCGCTCAAGGCTTGAGCCGTCATGCCAATCTCAACACCCTCAATCGCTACGACGATAATCGTCATAAATATCAGGCCCAGGCTACTAATGTTTTGGCAGATTTAGTTTAA
- a CDS encoding site-specific integrase yields MEQPTSTTTSTPTFVLDANPLIAAFTSFLQFDVASGGASGETIRTYWCEAKQYLLWCEVNQLQPLEVTRDAIKIYRHNLVQQQYKPATIALKLVAVSRMYDAAMEYGLLSHNPVWGVKAPKQR; encoded by the coding sequence ATGGAGCAACCCACTAGTACTACCACCAGTACACCCACTTTTGTCCTCGATGCCAATCCCCTAATTGCCGCATTTACCAGCTTCCTCCAATTCGATGTGGCATCCGGCGGTGCTAGTGGCGAAACCATCCGTACCTATTGGTGCGAAGCGAAACAGTACTTGCTCTGGTGTGAGGTCAATCAACTCCAACCACTAGAAGTGACGCGGGATGCGATTAAAATCTACCGCCATAACTTAGTTCAACAGCAATACAAACCTGCCACCATTGCCCTCAAATTAGTCGCTGTGAGTCGCATGTACGATGCAGCGATGGAATATGGTCTACTTTCGCATAACCCCGTCTGGGGCGTAAAAGCACCAAAGCAACGC